One part of the Streptomyces lienomycini genome encodes these proteins:
- a CDS encoding IucA/IucC family siderophore biosynthesis protein: MHRPPSAAAEVADELAAVRPALTARFAAEGPGARAAVLSRLWRALAFEPLPWIGGRERAGDGLVLRLRDGRRLTGPAADPYRTDAYVPVVRLDEVAYDDPERLLTDLAVPHSAGFAAELGHSAASLALSRAAREGAPENHPDEWPDSDWGWERRVVDGHPYHPGCRARPGFSVAEQLAYGPEHGPVVELGLVPVAAAECLVTGVWPREWREGARVLVPVHPWQAAHVLGRPRGQGVAAHPLMSLRTLAVPGGPHVKTALSARLTSSVRDISVASIAASDALSSFGEAVAARMDGLLHVTRTLGAATAHSPDLAAVLRESPRGYAAPGEHVVPVAALATTGLPRSPAWLAAFARLALTAGLRALELGVALEAHGQNLLVVLSATGDPLRLVYRDLADIRVSPVRLARHGIAAAGLPVRVLTDEPAALRRKLFGSLVGGALAATAGSGPALRKALEAAVPELPRGEDLTALCEEPLPVKALTLMRTSPGSAGDLWTELPNPLHGR; the protein is encoded by the coding sequence GTGCATCGTCCCCCCAGTGCGGCGGCCGAGGTCGCCGACGAGTTGGCGGCCGTCCGTCCCGCTCTGACCGCCCGGTTCGCGGCCGAGGGGCCCGGCGCCCGCGCGGCCGTGCTGTCCCGGCTGTGGCGTGCCCTCGCCTTCGAGCCGCTGCCGTGGATCGGGGGGCGGGAGCGGGCCGGGGACGGGCTCGTCCTGCGGCTCCGGGACGGCCGCCGGCTGACCGGTCCGGCCGCCGACCCGTACCGCACGGACGCGTACGTCCCGGTCGTACGGCTGGACGAGGTGGCGTACGACGACCCGGAGCGGCTGCTGACCGACCTCGCCGTACCGCACTCGGCGGGGTTCGCCGCCGAACTCGGGCACAGCGCGGCGTCGTTGGCGCTGTCGCGGGCGGCTCGGGAGGGAGCGCCGGAGAATCACCCGGACGAGTGGCCGGACAGTGACTGGGGCTGGGAGCGGCGGGTGGTGGACGGGCACCCGTACCACCCCGGCTGCCGTGCGCGGCCGGGGTTCTCGGTGGCGGAGCAGCTCGCGTACGGGCCGGAGCACGGGCCGGTGGTGGAGCTGGGGCTGGTGCCGGTCGCGGCGGCGGAGTGCCTGGTGACGGGGGTGTGGCCGCGGGAGTGGCGGGAGGGGGCGCGGGTGCTGGTCCCGGTGCATCCGTGGCAGGCCGCGCATGTGCTCGGGCGGCCCCGCGGGCAGGGGGTGGCGGCGCACCCGCTGATGTCCCTGCGGACGCTCGCCGTGCCCGGCGGGCCGCACGTCAAGACGGCGCTGAGTGCCCGGCTGACGTCCTCGGTGCGGGACATCTCGGTCGCCTCGATCGCCGCGTCGGACGCCTTGTCGTCGTTCGGGGAGGCGGTGGCGGCGCGCATGGACGGGCTGCTCCACGTGACCCGCACGCTGGGCGCGGCCACCGCCCACTCCCCCGACCTGGCCGCCGTACTGCGCGAGTCGCCGCGGGGGTACGCCGCGCCGGGCGAGCACGTCGTCCCGGTGGCCGCGCTGGCGACGACCGGACTGCCCCGCTCCCCCGCGTGGCTCGCCGCGTTCGCCCGGCTCGCCCTCACGGCCGGTCTGCGCGCGCTGGAGCTGGGTGTGGCTCTGGAGGCACACGGCCAGAACCTTCTGGTGGTCCTGTCGGCGACGGGCGACCCACTGCGTCTGGTCTACCGCGACCTGGCCGACATCCGCGTCTCCCCGGTCCGCCTGGCCCGGCACGGGATCGCCGCCGCCGGTCTGCCCGTACGGGTGCTCACCGACGAACCGGCCGCACTGCGGCGGAAGTTGTTCGGTTCGCTGGTGGGCGGGGCGCTCGCGGCCACGGCGGGGTCGGGTCCCGCGCTGCGCAAGGCGCTGGAGGCGGCCGTGCCCGAACTACCGCGCGGTGAGGACCTGACGGCCCTGTGCGAGGAGCCGCTGCCGGTGAAGGCGCTGACGCTGATGCGGACTTCACCGGGGAGTGCGGGGGATCTGTGGACGGAGCTGCCCAATCCGCTGCACGGGAGGTGA
- a CDS encoding IucA/IucC family protein, translating into MERVDLLPPPTGADSRDDVARRADAHAAVPLLNCLLREVAQPLPGPGTRPVYRLPGGRLLRVRQGRRPAEPEVRTADGWHRVDHAELVKLVAEALRRHTGVPNHELPTEMTDSRDAVAALLTARARATPPADPYLRSEQALLTGHTHHPAPKARGGGPHSGWLPYAPEAHARFPLTLLAAREDTVVDEGDTAVLDALGKAPPGYRLLPAHPWQLALTAAALAPAFADGRLLRVGTTGFLAWPTAAVRTVYAPDPDLFLKFSLDVRITNDIRRLWRHDLLRLRRTDTAATEALASAGPPAAWLGDRGYRTADFAFEELAVVVRDGLRDRVLPGATPLLAAALVEGFPGSPLARTTDPAAWWEAYLAAVVPPVLTAFDDDGVVLEAHLQNTLVAVDGDGTPVQALFRDAEGVKLLPDIPRAAGWERLVYCLLVNHLYEIAAALTEHHPGLAPWPAVRRVLARHDLPEIPALLAAPTLPAKTNLLLRWTGADGADARYRPLPNPLRGT; encoded by the coding sequence GTGGAACGCGTGGATCTCCTGCCCCCGCCCACCGGCGCCGACTCCCGGGACGACGTCGCGCGCCGCGCCGACGCCCACGCGGCCGTACCGCTGCTCAACTGCCTGCTGCGCGAGGTGGCCCAGCCGCTGCCGGGCCCCGGCACCCGCCCCGTGTACCGGCTGCCCGGCGGCAGACTGCTGCGGGTGCGGCAGGGCCGCCGGCCCGCCGAACCGGAGGTCCGCACGGCGGACGGATGGCACCGCGTCGACCACGCCGAACTGGTGAAGCTCGTCGCCGAGGCACTGCGCCGCCACACCGGTGTGCCCAACCACGAACTGCCCACCGAGATGACCGACAGCCGGGACGCCGTGGCCGCGCTGCTGACGGCACGCGCACGGGCGACCCCGCCCGCGGACCCGTACCTGCGCTCCGAGCAGGCGCTGCTCACCGGCCACACCCACCATCCCGCCCCCAAGGCCCGCGGCGGCGGCCCCCACTCCGGGTGGCTGCCCTACGCGCCCGAGGCGCACGCCCGCTTCCCGCTGACGCTGCTCGCCGCGCGCGAGGACACCGTCGTCGACGAGGGCGACACCGCCGTCCTGGACGCCCTCGGCAAGGCCCCGCCCGGCTACCGGCTGCTGCCCGCCCATCCCTGGCAGCTGGCCCTGACGGCGGCGGCCCTCGCCCCCGCCTTCGCCGACGGCCGTCTCCTGCGGGTCGGCACGACCGGCTTCCTCGCCTGGCCGACGGCGGCCGTCCGCACGGTGTACGCGCCCGACCCCGACCTCTTCCTCAAGTTCAGCCTCGACGTGCGCATCACCAACGACATCCGCCGCCTGTGGCGCCACGACCTGCTGAGACTGCGCCGCACCGACACGGCGGCCACCGAGGCCCTCGCCTCCGCCGGACCTCCCGCCGCCTGGCTCGGCGACCGCGGCTACCGCACCGCGGACTTCGCCTTCGAGGAACTGGCCGTCGTCGTCCGCGACGGACTGCGCGACCGCGTCCTGCCGGGCGCGACTCCGCTGCTCGCCGCAGCGCTCGTGGAGGGCTTCCCCGGCAGCCCGCTGGCCCGCACCACGGACCCGGCGGCCTGGTGGGAGGCGTACCTCGCCGCCGTCGTCCCGCCGGTGCTGACCGCCTTCGACGACGACGGCGTCGTCCTGGAGGCGCACCTGCAGAACACCCTGGTCGCCGTGGACGGGGACGGTACCCCGGTGCAGGCCCTCTTCCGGGACGCGGAGGGCGTCAAACTCCTGCCGGACATCCCTCGGGCGGCCGGCTGGGAACGCCTGGTGTACTGCCTGCTCGTCAACCACCTGTACGAGATCGCCGCCGCCCTCACCGAACACCACCCCGGCCTCGCCCCCTGGCCCGCCGTCCGCCGCGTCCTGGCCCGCCACGACCTCCCCGAGATCCCCGCCCTGCTCGCCGCCCCCACCCTCCCCGCCAAGACCAACCTCCTGCTGCGCTGGACCGGCGCGGACGGTGCCGACGCCCGCTACCGGCCCCTGCCCAACCCGCTGCGCGGGACGTGA
- the rsgA gene encoding ribosome small subunit-dependent GTPase A, with product MSAPCTGDWAALRPVTTGRPPVLHAMLERRTALVRSSSSRTSHGQVLAANVDTVVVTVSLAAPLKHGRTERMLALAWESGAQPVVVLTKADACADLPSAEAQVSQVAAGVDVLVTSAVTGQGLDTLTAVLNGTIVLLGPSGAGKSTLGNRLLGEDLLATGAVREADGKGRHTTSWRELLPLPGGGVLLDTPGLRAIGLHDTQSGLEQTFAEIEHLAQDCRFTDCAHANEPGCAVLAAVDAGEIPQRRLDSYHRLLRENAYAASRTDSRLRADREATKKDITRHLRATYRFRERQ from the coding sequence ATGTCGGCGCCGTGCACGGGAGACTGGGCGGCACTGCGCCCCGTCACCACCGGCCGCCCGCCGGTGCTGCACGCGATGCTGGAACGTCGCACCGCCCTGGTGCGCTCGTCCTCCTCGCGTACCTCGCACGGCCAGGTCCTGGCCGCCAACGTCGACACCGTCGTGGTGACGGTGTCGCTCGCGGCACCGCTCAAGCACGGTCGGACCGAACGCATGCTCGCCCTCGCATGGGAGAGCGGCGCCCAGCCGGTCGTGGTGCTCACCAAGGCCGACGCGTGCGCGGACCTGCCCTCCGCCGAGGCGCAGGTGTCCCAGGTGGCCGCCGGTGTGGACGTACTGGTCACCAGCGCCGTGACCGGACAGGGCCTGGACACCCTGACCGCCGTCCTGAACGGCACCATCGTGTTGCTCGGCCCTTCCGGAGCGGGCAAGTCCACCCTGGGCAACCGGCTGCTGGGCGAGGACCTGCTGGCCACCGGCGCCGTCCGCGAGGCGGACGGCAAGGGCCGGCACACCACTTCCTGGCGGGAACTGCTCCCGCTGCCCGGCGGCGGGGTCCTGCTGGACACCCCCGGCCTGCGCGCGATCGGTCTCCACGACACCCAGAGCGGGCTGGAACAGACCTTCGCCGAGATCGAGCACCTCGCACAGGACTGCCGGTTCACGGACTGCGCACACGCGAACGAACCCGGCTGCGCGGTGCTGGCCGCCGTCGACGCGGGCGAGATCCCCCAACGCCGACTGGACAGCTACCACCGGCTGCTGCGGGAGAACGCCTACGCCGCCTCCCGCACCGACTCGCGGCTGCGCGCCGACCGCGAGGCCACCAAGAAGGACATCACGCGCCACCTGCGCGCCACCTACCGGTTCCGGGAGCGCCAGTGA
- a CDS encoding vWA domain-containing protein — translation MITRTRLAAGACALLAALAAGMAFPAGAVAGEPTGEDAPKVDLVLDVSGSMRTRDIDGGTRMAAAKQAFNEVLDATPEEVQLGIRTLGADYPGDDRKTGCKDTAQLYPVGPLDRTEAKTAVATLSPTGWTPIGPALLKAADDLDGGNGSKRIVLISDGEDTCAPLDPCEVAREIAAKGIGVTIDTLGLVPNTKLRKQLSCIAEATGGTYTSVQHTDELTDKVNQLVDRAADPVVTPVATEGADACAKAPTLKSGLYTDREEFGQQRWYRVDVEPGQELRASVSVGADRAVNPSYGVLLRAVTVHGREIVRGEAAGNGRTDVLSTGLRYPKAESDDDDAAAEAVCLQVTNSFSVASGVKTSPGLPLELTVDVVDGPSDSDDVAAFGLGRGWWLLGVLILVGFVAGLLWGWLSRWRLAVWRTN, via the coding sequence ATGATCACAAGAACACGGCTGGCGGCGGGTGCCTGTGCCCTGCTCGCCGCGCTGGCGGCCGGGATGGCGTTTCCCGCCGGGGCGGTCGCCGGTGAACCCACGGGTGAGGACGCGCCGAAGGTCGACCTCGTGCTCGACGTCAGCGGTTCGATGCGGACGCGGGACATCGACGGCGGTACGCGCATGGCCGCGGCGAAGCAGGCGTTCAACGAGGTGCTCGACGCGACGCCGGAGGAGGTGCAGCTCGGCATCCGCACGCTCGGCGCCGACTACCCGGGCGACGACCGCAAGACCGGCTGCAAGGACACCGCGCAGCTCTACCCGGTGGGTCCGCTGGACCGCACCGAGGCGAAGACGGCGGTGGCGACCCTCTCGCCCACCGGTTGGACGCCGATCGGCCCCGCGCTGCTCAAGGCGGCCGACGACCTCGACGGCGGCAACGGATCCAAGCGGATCGTGCTGATCAGCGACGGCGAGGACACCTGTGCCCCGCTCGACCCGTGCGAGGTGGCCCGCGAGATCGCCGCCAAGGGCATCGGGGTCACCATCGACACGCTGGGCCTGGTCCCCAACACGAAGCTGCGCAAGCAGCTCAGCTGCATCGCCGAGGCGACCGGCGGCACGTACACGTCGGTCCAGCACACCGACGAACTGACGGACAAGGTCAACCAGTTGGTGGACCGGGCGGCCGACCCGGTGGTGACGCCGGTCGCCACCGAGGGCGCGGACGCGTGCGCGAAGGCGCCGACGCTCAAGTCGGGCCTGTACACCGACCGCGAGGAGTTCGGGCAGCAGCGCTGGTACCGGGTGGACGTGGAGCCGGGCCAGGAGCTGCGCGCCTCGGTGAGCGTGGGCGCCGACCGGGCCGTGAATCCGTCCTACGGGGTGCTGCTGCGGGCGGTGACCGTGCACGGCCGGGAGATCGTGCGCGGCGAGGCGGCGGGCAACGGCCGCACGGACGTGCTCTCGACGGGGCTGCGCTACCCGAAGGCGGAGAGCGACGACGACGACGCCGCGGCCGAGGCCGTGTGCCTCCAGGTCACCAACTCCTTCTCGGTGGCCTCCGGGGTGAAGACCTCGCCCGGTCTGCCGCTGGAGCTGACCGTCGACGTGGTGGACGGCCCGAGCGACTCCGACGACGTGGCCGCCTTCGGCCTCGGGCGCGGCTGGTGGCTGCTCGGCGTGCTGATCCTGGTCGGCTTCGTGGCCGGTCTGCTGTGGGGCTGGCTGTCGCGTTGGCGGCTCGCGGTCTGGAGGACCAACTGA
- a CDS encoding DUF397 domain-containing protein → MKTTELAWFKSSYSSSGDGDCVEVASCPDTIHVRDSKVRQGDQLAVSPAAWTRFLTYTTNR, encoded by the coding sequence ATGAAGACGACGGAACTGGCCTGGTTCAAAAGCTCGTACAGCAGCAGTGGCGACGGCGACTGCGTCGAGGTCGCCTCCTGCCCCGACACGATCCACGTCCGTGACTCGAAGGTGCGGCAGGGAGACCAGCTGGCCGTGTCCCCGGCGGCCTGGACCCGCTTCCTCACGTACACGACCAACCGCTGA
- a CDS encoding ATP-binding protein — protein sequence MRPASTPRLPVTARMFVQRFSSTPRGARLARHLVVHRLDAWGVPYGSAVSDTAALLVAELAANAVTHGRAPGRDIEVLLRLDAYTLRIDVSDSRRERRPAGPGSTVTAPPEAEHGRGLLLVDALADRWGVLDRVPVGKTVRAELDLPPR from the coding sequence ATGAGACCAGCCTCCACCCCCCGACTCCCGGTCACCGCACGGATGTTCGTCCAGCGGTTCAGCTCCACCCCCCGCGGTGCCCGACTGGCGCGGCACCTCGTCGTGCACCGGCTGGACGCGTGGGGCGTCCCGTACGGTTCGGCGGTGTCCGACACGGCCGCGCTGCTCGTCGCGGAGCTGGCGGCGAACGCCGTGACGCACGGACGGGCGCCGGGGCGGGACATCGAGGTGCTGCTGCGGCTCGACGCGTACACGCTGCGGATCGACGTGTCCGACAGCCGCAGGGAGCGCCGTCCGGCCGGGCCGGGGTCCACCGTCACCGCACCGCCGGAGGCCGAGCACGGCCGGGGGCTCCTGCTCGTGGACGCGCTGGCCGACCGGTGGGGCGTGCTCGACCGCGTGCCCGTCGGCAAGACGGTCCGCGCTGAGCTGGACCTGCCCCCGAGGTGA
- a CDS encoding helix-turn-helix domain-containing protein, producing the protein MSDGTGGAGGAEAPCGGGEPERSDSLRTFGEVVKAFRKRAGLTQEEFAPRVRYSVPTVASIEQGRRFPPLDFVERAEDVLDAFGALRGAARHLSRQPGLASWFRQWARFEAEAVSLYTYECRVVPGLLQTEGYARTLFTNQLPPLGDDQIEARWVARAERQRLLRERPNTAFSFILEEHLFLRRTGGTEGTRELISHVLDLAELRNVEVQVMPLVRNAHAGMAGPMQLLETPEARWFAYNEGQRGGMFVSERKEVSVLQMRYARMRSQALSLDDSLGLLQQMRGAS; encoded by the coding sequence ATGTCGGACGGTACGGGCGGGGCGGGTGGCGCGGAAGCGCCCTGCGGGGGCGGGGAGCCGGAGCGGTCGGACAGTCTCCGGACCTTCGGCGAGGTCGTCAAGGCGTTCCGCAAACGGGCGGGGCTGACGCAGGAGGAGTTCGCGCCGCGGGTGCGGTACTCGGTGCCGACGGTGGCGTCGATCGAGCAGGGGAGGCGCTTCCCCCCGCTGGATTTCGTGGAACGCGCGGAGGACGTCCTCGACGCGTTCGGCGCGTTGCGGGGTGCGGCGCGGCATCTGTCGCGGCAGCCGGGGCTGGCGAGCTGGTTCCGCCAGTGGGCGCGGTTCGAGGCGGAGGCGGTGAGTCTGTACACGTACGAATGCCGGGTGGTGCCGGGGCTGTTGCAGACGGAGGGGTACGCGCGCACGCTGTTCACGAACCAACTGCCGCCGCTCGGTGACGACCAGATCGAGGCACGGTGGGTGGCCCGGGCGGAACGACAGCGGCTGCTGAGGGAGCGGCCGAACACGGCGTTCAGTTTCATTCTGGAGGAGCATCTGTTCCTGCGACGCACCGGCGGGACGGAGGGGACGCGGGAGCTGATCAGCCACGTACTGGATCTGGCGGAGCTGCGGAACGTGGAGGTGCAGGTGATGCCCTTGGTACGGAACGCCCACGCGGGGATGGCCGGCCCGATGCAGCTCCTGGAAACGCCGGAGGCACGCTGGTTCGCCTACAACGAGGGGCAGCGCGGGGGCATGTTCGTCTCTGAGCGGAAAGAGGTCAGCGTTCTCCAGATGAGGTATGCCAGGATGCGGTCACAGGCCCTCTCCCTCGACGACTCCCTGGGCCTGTTGCAGCAGATGCGAGGAGCCTCATGA
- a CDS encoding TOPRIM nucleotidyl transferase/hydrolase domain-containing protein gives MADMDAFRDEIARWAAGAPGGTAGDPAADRAGDLAAALAADLGLRTAVLLEGPSDLAAVEALAAREDRDLTAEGVAVVSMGGAMSVGRYAGLLGPPGLGLRLTGLCDVREEPFFDRGWQRARAPRDFFVCVADLEDELIRALGPERVEEVIRSEDELRPWQTFLGQPAQHGRDRHQQVRRFLSTKKGRKIRYGRLLVEALPPGRTPAPLADLLAGL, from the coding sequence ATGGCTGACATGGACGCGTTCCGGGACGAGATCGCCCGCTGGGCGGCCGGGGCCCCCGGCGGCACGGCAGGCGATCCGGCAGCCGACCGGGCAGGGGACCTGGCAGCGGCTCTGGCAGCGGACCTCGGGCTGCGCACGGCGGTGCTGCTGGAAGGCCCGAGCGACCTCGCGGCCGTCGAGGCACTGGCGGCGCGCGAGGACCGCGACCTGACCGCCGAAGGCGTGGCCGTGGTGTCGATGGGCGGCGCGATGAGCGTCGGCCGCTACGCCGGTCTCCTCGGCCCGCCCGGTCTCGGCCTGCGCCTGACCGGACTGTGCGACGTCCGCGAGGAACCCTTCTTCGACCGCGGCTGGCAACGCGCCCGGGCACCGCGGGACTTCTTCGTCTGCGTGGCCGACCTGGAGGACGAGCTGATCCGCGCACTCGGCCCGGAGCGGGTCGAGGAGGTCATACGGTCCGAGGACGAACTCCGCCCCTGGCAGACCTTCCTGGGCCAGCCCGCCCAGCACGGCCGCGACCGGCACCAGCAGGTGCGCCGCTTCCTCAGCACCAAGAAGGGCCGCAAGATCCGCTACGGCCGCCTCCTGGTGGAGGCCCTGCCCCCGGGCCGGACCCCGGCCCCGCTCGCGGACCTCCTCGCGGGGCTGTGA